The following are encoded together in the Anaerostipes caccae L1-92 genome:
- a CDS encoding cysteine-rich VLP domain-containing protein encodes MNGVKRLTPPQSRKVNALVRRTCCNYDNGNCILLDDGDECVCPQLISYSLLCKWFRAAVLPADRLLYAELYQTGDKKKCTECGAFFASTSNSVKYCPVCRKRITRRQAAERMRKRRTPVTQ; translated from the coding sequence ATGAACGGGGTTAAGCGGCTGACGCCGCCCCAGAGCCGGAAAGTCAACGCCCTTGTGCGCCGGACGTGCTGCAATTATGATAACGGGAACTGTATCTTACTGGACGACGGGGACGAGTGCGTTTGTCCGCAGCTCATTTCCTATTCGCTTCTCTGCAAGTGGTTCCGGGCTGCGGTGCTTCCCGCCGACAGGCTACTCTATGCGGAGCTTTACCAGACAGGGGACAAGAAGAAGTGTACCGAGTGCGGCGCGTTCTTTGCGTCAACCTCTAACAGTGTCAAATACTGCCCCGTCTGCCGGAAGCGTATCACCCGCAGACAAGCTGCCGAGCGCATGAGGAAAAGACGCACCCCTGTTACGCAGTAG
- a CDS encoding relaxase/mobilization nuclease domain-containing protein, with translation MAVTKIKPIKSTLSKALDYIENPDKTDGKMLVSSFGCSYETADIEFEYTLSQALQKGNNLAFHLIQSFEPGEVDYQKAHEIGKQLADAVTKGQHEYVLTTHIDKGHVHNHIIFCAVNFVDHHKYNSNKRSYYGIRNMSDKLCRENGLSVVVPGKGSKGKSYAEYQAEKTGTSWKGKLKTTVDALIPQVSSFEELLTRLQAAGYEIKPGKYVSCRAPGQERFTRLKTLGADYTEEAVRERIAGRRTKVAKAPREQRGVSLLIDIENSIKAAQSKGYEQWAKIHNLKQAAKTMNFLTEHKIEQYADLVSRIEEMAAESGQAADALKNAEKRLAEMAVLIKNVSTYQKTKPVYDAYRKARNREKYRAGQEQAIILHEAAVRSLKAAGIAKLPNLAALQSEYEALQAQKEALYADYGKLKKKVREYDIIKQNIDSILQADRQPEREKETERG, from the coding sequence ATGGCGGTTACAAAGATTAAGCCTATTAAAAGCACTCTAAGCAAAGCCCTTGACTATATCGAAAACCCGGACAAGACGGACGGGAAAATGCTTGTGTCCTCTTTCGGTTGCTCCTATGAAACGGCAGATATTGAGTTTGAATATACCCTGTCGCAAGCACTCCAAAAGGGGAACAATTTAGCCTTTCATCTGATACAGTCCTTTGAGCCGGGGGAAGTCGATTATCAGAAAGCCCATGAAATCGGAAAGCAGCTTGCCGACGCGGTAACAAAGGGGCAGCATGAGTATGTACTCACGACGCACATTGACAAAGGACACGTCCATAACCATATCATTTTTTGCGCGGTGAACTTTGTAGACCACCATAAATACAATTCCAACAAAAGGAGCTATTACGGCATACGGAACATGAGCGACAAGCTGTGCCGGGAAAATGGCTTGTCCGTTGTCGTCCCCGGCAAGGGCAGCAAGGGAAAGAGCTATGCGGAGTACCAGGCAGAAAAGACGGGTACAAGTTGGAAAGGCAAGCTGAAAACCACTGTTGACGCGCTTATCCCCCAAGTTTCCAGTTTTGAGGAATTGCTAACGCGGTTACAGGCGGCGGGCTATGAGATAAAGCCGGGGAAATATGTATCATGCCGCGCCCCCGGACAGGAACGCTTCACCCGCCTTAAAACCCTCGGCGCAGACTATACAGAGGAAGCCGTAAGGGAACGGATAGCGGGCAGACGGACAAAGGTGGCGAAAGCTCCCAGAGAGCAGCGCGGCGTGTCGCTGCTTATCGACATTGAGAACAGTATCAAGGCAGCGCAGAGTAAGGGCTATGAACAGTGGGCGAAAATCCACAATCTGAAACAGGCAGCTAAAACAATGAATTTCTTGACGGAACATAAGATTGAGCAGTACGCGGATTTAGTCAGCCGGATTGAGGAAATGGCAGCGGAAAGCGGACAGGCGGCAGACGCATTGAAGAACGCCGAAAAGCGGCTTGCGGAAATGGCGGTGCTTATCAAGAATGTTTCCACCTATCAAAAGACAAAGCCTGTCTATGACGCATACCGCAAGGCAAGGAACAGGGAGAAGTACCGCGCCGGACAGGAACAGGCAATTATCCTCCATGAAGCCGCCGTAAGGTCACTGAAAGCGGCGGGCATTGCGAAGCTCCCGAACCTCGCCGCGCTGCAATCGGAGTATGAAGCCCTCCAAGCGCAGAAAGAAGCCCTTTACGCCGACTATGGAAAATTGAAAAAGAAAGTCCGGGAATATGATATTATCAAGCAGAACATTGACAGCATTTTACAGGCAGACAGACAGCCGGAACGGGAAAAGGAAACAGAACGCGGATAA
- a CDS encoding helix-turn-helix domain-containing protein produces MENQKMPEYETIRAAVAGEKWAVEKVVDCYKDEIDRLSTVAVRQPDGSTKQEINEDMRQSITKKLIEALPQFPLEEMEKGNVR; encoded by the coding sequence ATGGAAAACCAGAAAATGCCGGAATATGAAACCATACGCGCCGCCGTTGCCGGGGAGAAATGGGCGGTGGAGAAAGTCGTGGATTGCTACAAGGACGAAATCGACAGGCTATCGACGGTAGCGGTCAGACAGCCAGACGGAAGCACGAAACAGGAAATCAACGAAGATATGCGCCAGTCTATCACAAAGAAGCTGATAGAAGCCCTCCCGCAGTTCCCGCTTGAAGAAATGGAAAAGGGAAATGTCAGATAG
- a CDS encoding plasmid mobilization protein, producing the protein MDGRKRTVQIKFRVTEAERDLILEKMKLVPTRNMAAYLRKIAIDGYIIQIDHADIKAMTAEIQKIGVNVNQIARRVNATGNAYQEDIEEIKGVLAEIWRLQRLSLLKAL; encoded by the coding sequence ATGGACGGACGCAAAAGGACAGTGCAAATCAAATTCAGAGTGACGGAAGCGGAACGGGATTTAATACTGGAAAAAATGAAGCTCGTACCCACCCGGAACATGGCGGCGTATCTGCGGAAGATTGCCATTGACGGGTATATCATTCAGATAGACCACGCCGATATAAAGGCTATGACCGCAGAGATACAGAAAATCGGTGTCAACGTCAACCAGATAGCACGCCGCGTAAACGCGACGGGGAACGCATACCAAGAGGACATAGAGGAAATAAAGGGGGTGCTTGCGGAGATATGGCGGTTACAAAGATTAAGCCTATTAAAAGCACTCTAA